Proteins encoded by one window of Chondromyces crocatus:
- a CDS encoding cytochrome P450: protein MSSPTIAEVMATPAFQLDPYPLYARLRDEQPLYRSPHGVAYLSRHADIEKALRDPRLSNDRDRIIRAMQAQKNDTQLMTRLMRKLGRVMTNSDPPYHARLRKLVGKAFNAGRIRDFRPQVQALTDDLLDAAQARGKGMDLIAALAYPLTSTVICALIGLPRDDQARFLAWFRQLEDPIGAGLSIGETEALVDTLYGALRALIHLREREPGDDFLSALVHAEEGGERLDEDELLSACFVLIGSGYETTMNLIANSVFTLLRHPDQLCALQEKPELLPQAIEEVLRYESPSLQVIRVVAEPVPIADGTLEEGEMVSLLLGAANRDPLRFPDAERFDITRTDSRHVSLGSGIHFCLGAPLARLEAAVAVGTVLRRFPSLRFEDSTPAWRPNPALRGLAHLNVAWS from the coding sequence ATGAGCAGCCCCACCATCGCCGAGGTCATGGCGACGCCCGCGTTCCAGCTCGACCCGTACCCCCTCTACGCGCGCCTGCGTGACGAACAGCCGCTCTACCGCAGCCCTCACGGCGTCGCCTACCTCAGCCGCCACGCCGACATCGAGAAGGCCCTGCGCGACCCGCGCCTGTCCAACGACCGCGACCGCATCATCCGCGCCATGCAGGCCCAGAAGAACGACACCCAGCTCATGACTCGCCTCATGCGCAAGCTCGGCCGGGTGATGACCAACTCCGACCCGCCGTACCACGCTCGCCTGCGCAAGCTCGTCGGCAAGGCGTTCAACGCAGGGAGGATCCGCGACTTCCGTCCCCAGGTGCAGGCGCTCACCGACGATCTCCTCGACGCCGCGCAGGCAAGAGGGAAGGGGATGGACCTCATCGCGGCGCTGGCCTACCCGTTGACCAGCACCGTCATCTGCGCCCTCATCGGCCTCCCGCGCGACGACCAGGCCCGATTCCTCGCCTGGTTCCGGCAGCTCGAAGATCCGATCGGCGCTGGCCTCTCCATCGGCGAGACCGAGGCGCTGGTCGACACCCTGTACGGCGCCCTCCGCGCCCTCATCCACCTGCGAGAGCGCGAGCCGGGCGACGACTTCCTGAGCGCCCTCGTCCATGCCGAGGAGGGCGGCGAGCGCCTCGACGAGGACGAGCTGCTCTCCGCCTGCTTCGTGCTCATCGGCTCCGGCTACGAGACCACCATGAACCTCATCGCCAACAGCGTGTTCACCCTGTTGCGTCACCCCGACCAGCTCTGCGCGCTGCAGGAGAAGCCCGAGCTGCTCCCGCAGGCCATCGAGGAGGTGCTGCGCTACGAGAGCCCCTCGCTCCAGGTGATCCGTGTGGTTGCCGAGCCCGTCCCGATCGCCGATGGGACGCTGGAGGAAGGCGAGATGGTCTCGCTCCTCCTCGGTGCGGCCAACCGCGACCCCCTCCGCTTCCCCGATGCGGAGCGCTTCGACATCACCCGCACGGACAGCCGCCACGTGAGCCTCGGCAGCGGCATCCATTTCTGCCTCGGCGCACCGCTGGCCAGGCTCGAGGCCGCCGTGGCCGTCGGCACGGTGCTGCGGCGGTTCCCGTCGCTTCGCTTCGAGGACAGCACGCCGGCGTGGCGACCGAACCCCGCGCTGCGAGGGCTCGCTCATCTCAACGTCGCCTGGTCCTGA